The Gossypium hirsutum isolate 1008001.06 chromosome A03, Gossypium_hirsutum_v2.1, whole genome shotgun sequence genome contains the following window.
CTTGAATTACGGCACACAAGCATTCTAAGTAATAAGCACGCATCGAAGCCGATTCTAGTTGACAATTAGCTGCTATGTCTCCGTATTTTTCGAAAATTGATTGTAGGATCGTCGAGATGCTTGCTTTGACATGGTATTTTCCGACCGATACACATGAATCGGAGATAACAGATTCGACTTCTTCCGCCTCATCGTCGCTCTCTTCGTGATCTTGGCCGATTAAGAAACTAAAAGCCGAGCTAATGGCATTTACTTTCTCATCGTTCATATTTGCATCAGAACTCATCTTCGGGGAATCTTTTACCTTCTCTGTTTGTGTAAATTTGGTCGGTGTATCGACAGGAGGCTGTAAGAGAAGATGGCATATAAAACTGAGAATAATTAATGGTATCATGTGCAAGTGTGTCGACACGATAGTTTTCCGGTAAGAAAGGGACATACCGTGATTTTCCCAGACATATGCAGTGGCTGAGAGTACTGAATTGGCGCCTTCTCGAATGATTGATCTTGGGAATATATCTCGCCAGAGTGTTGCTCGGAAGATGAATACGACTCACCGTTTTCTGCTTCCATTTTCTTTCTAGAAAAATGAGAACGAGGTGACCTAGGGCCACCAGGATAAACTGCACCTATTGCAGGGGTAGTCTCGAGTGCTTTAGGGGATCTCAGCAGAGAGTCGGATCCCTTCTTTTTCCGGCCAAAGCTTCTGGAAGCATCAAGAAATTTTGAACCTACGATGATAAGAACTCTAGTAAGGAACATGATGCAACAATGTATGCACTCAAACCCGGAATTATCATTCCTTTCGTTATGCACAACTTTTCTAGGTTTCTAGTGTAGCTTTATGAACTGTCGGTATTGGCCAACCTAAAGTGAAAATACAACCGAGGGGAAACCAAGTGCTAA
Protein-coding sequences here:
- the LOC107927965 gene encoding uncharacterized protein, yielding MDGNGRVHPDCPNAANPYHECGGLCLEKIAEGKGPKAKETKKSLSSKFLDASRSFGRKKKGSDSLLRSPKALETTPAIGAVYPGGPRSPRSHFSRKKMEAENGESYSSSEQHSGEIYSQDQSFEKAPIQYSQPLHMSGKITPPVDTPTKFTQTEKVKDSPKMSSDANMNDEKVNAISSAFSFLIGQDHEESDDEAEEVESVISDSCVSVGKYHVKASISTILQSIFEKYGDIAANCQLESASMRAYYLECLCAVIQELHSIPFKQLTKAKIKEMFAVLKDVESAHIDVDWLRALLNEISEALELVNQRQTFEAKKTKYNQSLESVRKELELKMDELARKEKEAADAREQAAETKARLDEIEHQCSELDKTISTIASITDKFQGKSLADEIL